The Malus domestica chromosome 10, GDT2T_hap1 nucleotide sequence ggagttataacgaagaagttattaacgttgaAAGTTAGggatattttggtaattttcctTCATTCTAGAAGGCTTcagatttttggagcaaaatctggggagccacgtgtgtggccaAGATTGAAGGAATGAGAGAAATTGAGGGTGGAGATGgaaaagaaaggagagaaaaaggAGGAACCGGAcgaaggagagggaggaggagaGAAATGGACCAATGAGAAGAGAGAAcaaggaggggaaaggagaggAAGTGCACCGGATCCTTCGAACCGATTCTATATTTCCGACCTGACCCGGCCTTCTCCACCTCCTCCGATGGTTTTTCGTCGATTTTTCCGACGAACTATGGTACCGGATCCGTCGGAAAGGAGAGAAAGTGCACCGGATCCGTCGGTTTTTCGTCGATTTTTCCCTCTGCCTATTCCACCATATATTAGATGAAAATTTGCCCTGAAATTATGCAAACCGCATCGGTGGGTGTGTGAGTTCATAGGTGTCAATCCATCAAATCTGATACAAAATccttcaattaccaccaccaaaataCTCCTTTGGAgctcaggaacaaagcccaaacaagtttgggggcgTCGGAGTTGCTATGGAGTCGAATTGAGGACACCCAAATTATAGAGTTCCGGCGGGTTCGTGTTGAATTGACgcttttccaggccaaattggccttggtcacaggtgtgaaagttgttcctctcctTGAACTCTACTcgcctgtaaaatttggtaatttttagagttgGTCGGAATTTGGTAATTCTATCATTATCACCTGTTGTTTGAGTGAATGATATAATTTCTTACCGTCTCTTgtccaaaacatttgtaatattGTGCCAATTATGCTATATATTTGCAGGATGCATAGCAATTGGGTGTCAGTAAAACTGTCTGCCCCATATTTGATCATGTTTAACTGGGGAATTTCATGGTCTAATTAATTTTGACGGATTTGAAAGGCttttaaaacaaattagaaCCGAACTTTGGAATCTACTACCCCAAACAAATTggcaaagaaaaatcaaagcacAAAAGTAACACACTGCAAATTACCGTAATCAGAATTCATCAGGTCATGTACATAACTACATACTACATAACATTTACTTAGGATATGAAATGGTGAGATCGATAAATTCGAAATCATCATTATATTGTTGTTCTTATTACATTAATATAGATATATGTAGCCACTATATATACCTAGAAGAGTAAATACCATACCAATGCATTAGGATTTCCACAATTTGTTGTCCTGACACAATCGACCGGATTCGCTGCAGTGTAGTCAAAGCAGATGACGACTTCCACCAGATACGGGCTCACCCCGTTATACTTGCACATAAGAAGAGGTGCTTTCCCTCCTATAGTCCGTCGAATGGCCAATTCAAGGTCGATATAACGATATGGATAGCCTGGTACAATCCAAGTTGTTTGAGAAAATAGATGGAGTGCATTGTAGGTAGACCACAATCTATAAGCTTCACGGAAGTATTGTGTCTGGGAAAATGTATTGTCCGAGCACCTGCCGTGCTTGTTGTACTCATACTCCCAGAAATCCATATTTGTTTGTCTAATGTTGAAGTTGGGCCAGGAATAGGACAAAAGTAGTTGCAGATATTGATTGTCGGGATCATTCATCTGAAGCACAAAGACGAGAAAGTACATGCATTTCAGAAAGccgcaggaaaaaaaaaaaacaaactgaaaTGAGTATATGTATGCGATGTGCACCTCACTACGGCTGAATGCGGTACCAGCGCAGGTTAAAGGAGCAGCTGGATTGGTGCTGCTGCTTGGCCAGAGGCCGTGCGTCGTAAAGGTACGGGGCAGTACTGGTTGGTCTCCGCAGATATCGGTTCCGTAGCAGAAGGCCAATGGGGATTGCTGGACGAACTGGAAGATGTCATATGGTGTGGCAGCATTGATCTTTCCGAGAGAGGTGATGAAGTAAAGAGTGAGGACAAGGAGAGCAATCTTGAAGAAGTGCATGATTGTCAAGCGGTTATCAGAAGAACACAGGGAGGGAGGATGGGAGgagaaaaaataaagaaggCTAAAGAGTGAAGTAGGTGTGAATTAACATTTCCAAGGAATTAACAGGTGTTTAAATAGTTAGAATTAAGGTGAAGCTAGCTAGCAAACAAGATAATAATTAAGGTCAAGTAAGTGTGAACATATACTGAATTAGGGAATATGCCTCTTTCTTGTTATCCAAGGCATTGCATTCTCATATGCATGCTATAAAGGGCAGTAAGCGTGTAGTGGTTGATTCATCATCAACCCAATCAACCCAATAGTGGTTTCTCATATATCAGATTCAGACCCTAAGCTAGCTAATAGTCTCAATTTTAGATTATAATTCTGTTTCAAAAATCCATTCAGGACCATGCTAGCTAAACATGGTTCTGATCGAATAAATACATAAACGATTTGGACATTATTTGTGTATCTTATCTTGTAAAAACGCACAACTTACACTACACTTGATTTGGTCGTCCATTCAATTGATTATTGAAGTTTCAACTTTCAACCACTACCTTCTAGCAGTAGTAATTCTTACTGAAAATTTTGGAGCTCTCCTCTTCATGGCTTCTATTGAACTTATCCCACTTgcagataattaattaacttgtgGATTCAAGTAAAAAGCTATTTCAATTTGCTGCTGCTAACCCAGGAGCTAGCCTTCAGACCGGGGAACTCATATCGTCCTATTGACACCCGCTTTGTCGTTGCAAGGCGACACCGCAGGATGGATATCTGCGGATAGTCGTCAATCATCATTTCGTTTCATGGTTGTATTGCTTCATATTTGCAGCTTGTTAATACAACATGCCGTTTGTTTAGTTAATTCATTAATCAAACATGAtcaaatatacaacaaataaatttttatCGACTCCAAGTTTGAGTAGTTAGAATTGAGGTTAAGGGTAGAGTGTAGAGAAAGATTCAGTTGAAGCTAGCTAGCAAAGAATTAATTAAGGCGAAGTGAGTGTGTGAACATATTCTGAATTAGGGAATGCCTCTTTCTTGATGTCCAAGGCATTGCATTCTCATATGCATGCTATAAAGGGTAGTAACTGTCTATTGGATGATTCATCATGAACCCAATCAACCCAATTACAGTGGTTCCTCATATATCAGATTCAGACCCTATGCTAGCTAATAGTCTCAACTTTTAGATTATAATTTTGTTTCAAAACTCTACTCAAGATCACGCTAGCTAAACATGGTTCTAATCGAATAAATTCATAAACAATTTGGACATTTTTTGTGTATCCTATCTTCTAAAAACGTACAACTTTACACTACACTCGATTTGGACGTCCATTCAATTGATTATTGAAGTTTCAACCACTACCTTCTAGCAGTAGTTATTCTTATCTTTGAAATTTTGGAGCTCTCCTCTTCATGGTTTCGTTTGAACTTACTTATAACGCTTgcagataattaattaacttgtgGATTAAGTAAATAGCTATTTCAATtggaaactttaatgaaaagctcccggtactattcactttaacgaaaaaccacattttaacactaaaatgtcaatcatggtactattcattttaccctttattttgtcattttcgttaaaactcgaAGTTTTAAAACCCTTTCCTGCTGCTAACCCTAGTGCTAGCTGATaagtgaattttatattatatatttaaccctattcttggtatattttggttcttattttggaagaattttgatactttgaattgtattttcgaTATAGGACTTTTGaattcctctggagcaaaacgtggtcaaatggatgaattttggagtaattccagttggaagACGTTCATGAGTCACTTGGCTTGATCATATCAAAATatcagatttttctaccaagcgatGATTTTCTGGCGATAGAATAAAGGAGCAGCAAGCAATGCTGTCAAACTGACGTATTGGGTTTCTTTGGGCTTTTTGGCATCTAAGATGATGTCTTTTGGGTTCAAAGCCTTCTGCACTTATGTTCGGGACATCTCAAGCTTTATTTCTAGCCATTTTGGACCTGTTTTGGAGACCTGAAGATCCAGAAACGTGGCTGTTTTGAGGCTGTGCAGATTTTGGGCGAATTTATCTagttaatttaggattatgtttcctattttatttcaatttatttggtttcctagttttattctaagaccttttagggttttattttgtaatagtataaataagacttttagccattagggttgaGGGAGGAGAGGCAACATAGGAGAGAATGCACGCACTAATTTAGAGAGACtttgaagtttattttcaaggtgttctCTACccttatttttaataatatttcgtTGTATGATTGTTAGTAACTAATTttcgtttgctagggcgaagccttgaaccttagcatgaatatgtagtctTTATTCAATTGCtcatgatattatgcatgtatactttgaattattaatcattgtgCTTGAACTGTCTCTAtgtcttaatgcttagctaccattaggatttttagataagtaatcggatgcaattcggtcggaatataaccggaggattgagtattgcttcttgtggttaataattgtaatttcacctaAGGCGAATATCACGctcttaggggttgcatggtttttcaaaaggttttcataaaacttaatgagtcttgcatgtttatatttgatctgaatatcacagacggattgcgtgttagatatatgttcttgcttgaatatcacgaggataatatgcataaggaaaacctaaccttcaaagttgcatgtgtaattcataagtaattggtaaaactaCATATGATTGTTAAGGGGACGGCGGAACCCTAGGTTTTTaactttattttcaaaattattttctttagtttttctttgttaacttctttaattgttttattttaaaattcgtttttattattttaaattccaaaatcaacctttaagaaatttttttctaaataattagctaaggattagtttaaatacaaattattcaatcaaTCTCTGTGGAAAACGTCCTTGcttgagctgctatactacgacaaccttgtactcttgcaagtatttttaagtgtttttatccctacttttgtagGTGGTAAAAATACCTACCGCAAGCCCTCATATCGCCCTATTGAGTATTGACACCATCTTGGTCGCTGCAAGGCGACACCACAAGGTGGATATTTGCGGGTACTCATCATTTCATTTCACGGTTGTATTTCTTCACAGTTGCGGATTGTTAATACAATAATCAAACATAATCAAATATACAACATATAAATTTCTATCGACTCCAAGTTTACAATCCATGATTTCAACAACAAAAGGATTTCATCAACTTCTACGCCCTTATTGATGCATGTTGTATCAAGTACTACGTACTCTTGTACTTCTTGTTGCCTTCCATGACCGAAACTATACTCTTCACATATACAAGAGGCGAATGATTTGCTTTGCACAGTGGAAAATAAGACGGTGGTGGAGGAAAACAGGGAATAATCCTTACAGCAGTTTGAATGGGAAGATTTTTAAGGTTTTTAGTACGGATGTTATAGCAGACTATGCATCCATTATCCGTTAACAGAAGAACCTCGTCGCTCTTCCACATTGCCAATGTGTTGCGCAGGTGGACAGGGGACATTGAGAACGTTGGGATCTTGGATGCAAAGTGTTTTGTCCAAACACTACCTTCATTAGtcccaccaccaccaaaatcatcatccattagccacatttcaaaggttaGTGCATCACCATCCTCAAAAGTATATATATTCAAGCGAAAAAGAGCGATGGATTCATTCCACACCTTAAGACGAATGTCAAGGCCAACTCCTCTGAAATCGTTGAACTCTAGCATCTCATGTGGTAACAGTATGTCATGAAACACCTCACAACTCATGTCAAACAACACGATCACTCGCCTAATCTTTTCTTCCTCCTGATAGGTGGCATCATAGCTATGGACAAATTCCTTTTGTTGCTCACTTCCTATCCAATAACACATCCCCTTGAAGTACACCTGAAAAGTTTCAGGCCAAAGGAAAGTAGTTTCCGTTTCTAAAGAACAAGGCTTGATCTCTCTCCACGAATCTGTTCCCAAGGTATACACTACTACCTTGGGAGGATGAATAAGCAAATGTTTTGTGTCGCCATGCAATTCTGAACCAGAAAATCCAATTTTGACAACTTTGTAATCTTTAGATTTAGGATCATAGCCTAATCCCAAAACATCGTTGAACCGACTTGTTAGTGGCATGTAAGGCATACCCAACcaccaaggatgaggatccCTACGGGATGCTTCGTCAAACCAATCTGGAATGTATGTCTCCAAGGGAAGGACCCTGAATTCCTGAATTGCCGGATTCCACAAAAGCACCTTAGTAGAATTAGGCCGAGCTAGACAAATGATCCCATCACAATGACCTATAACATGAAATGATCGATCATCTCCAATCTCTAGACTCATAGAAAGAGGAATATTGATGTCCTCGATCCCAGAAAGAGTGCTACACTTATGCACaccatcatcgtcatcatcaacaATGACATTGTCAAAAGTAAGTACTGAGAATACGGATTGAATTTTGTCACCATTTGGGTCTTCTGTAGGAGGGACTAACATTCTTTTTAAAAGGACACGAGTGGATTGATCGTCCAGCAAGGAATGGGAGAGGTGTTTGTCGACGAACCTGGGGTCGTTGATGAGAGCATGCCACCATTTAGCGACGCACTTGAATCGTATCAGAGATTTCGGAGgcaaagttgacagaatattcacCAACAAATCTTGTCCAATTTTGGATGTTTTGTTCGTCATTCGTGCAATGTCAAGTATCGACCTCACCCTTGTTCTATTACACTCACAAAAGCCAACACAACAAGATCAGAAGATTCCACAATTACACATTCTCTTTAATTAAGCTGATTCTCAAAAGCTCATATCATCTGGCACTAACGTTAAAATCAGCGACAAAAGCATGATCTTGGCTAAAAGATTCTGAAAAACTCAGTAGCATTTGAATTTGCTTTAatttactaattaaaaaaaaaaactcatggatacattaaaaaatttaaccCTACTGAAAATGCCAATTGAAATTCAAAAGCGAAATaagaattgaaacaaaaaaagtaTCGTTCTTTCATTTAgaaaaagatatatatatatatataaactgaaattgaataataaaaaGCTAGAAATAAAGTTACCTTGTTGTATACTAGGCagtaggaagaggaagagaccGAAGCAGAAGCAGCGCTGCGAGTGAGAGGGAAAGGGGCAGACTCGGCGCAGAAAATCTATCTTCTGCGTTTTGTTCGTGCAGCTGCCTGCGATAATGCGATGGCAGAGAGgggtttttattttgattcttgTGCGACCGTTTTTCAACACCGTCCCAAATTTACAAACTTACCCTCGGAAATTCGTCCACAGTTTGCTGTCTCCTTTTCAGTGTCTCATTTGTGTTTGCTCTCTTAACTTTTTAACAGTTATCTATGCCTATAAACTTAACTTTTAATTTAACGGTGTTATTTTTTCAAAAGACtaatataacaaataaaaagaaaataaagaaaagcaaaaggtgCCAAACTCTCCACCTACCCgataacatttttttaaaaatctcCGTCTAAGCGCTAGACGGCTGATTATCGTTTCGATTAATccctaggcatttgaaaattaagaaatagcgTCTAGACTTGTTTAGCGGTTGCCTAAACCGCTTAGGCACCTGCCTAGGCTGCCCAAACCCGCCTAGACACTTGCTTAGTTCGCAACTCTTATTTAGACATAAAATAGATAacctttattttgtatttatctttttcaataatttGTACGAGATTTGTTAAATacttatttgaacacatattatatgtttgcttccatgttttcattatgttaatactttataatctttATGTCATTCTAATTTGCAATTTATGTCTCTCAataaaaattatgtattttttttaagtgtacATAGGCAGTTATTTATACGATATaataatttacttaaattcTAGATCCTAACTACCGTCCTACTAGCGTCTAGCGTATTTTAGAACATTGGTCCATAATCAACCACCAAACCACACACAAGCTCGTTGGCGGCCACACTAATCAACAACGCAATCCAAATCAACGCACAATACTTTTGAAGGAATTGAAATCTTTggctttctttggttttttagAAAATGTGGCTATCCTCAAATTTCCgaaagaaccaaaaaaatgaATTGTGGCTATCCTcaaattccataaaaaaaataatgaattgtGGCTAATCCTTAGATTCCAAAATACCAAAAATTTGTTGATGGGCTAGATCCATCATATAAGGGTTTTTGCAACAACACTTCTCTAATTTGAAGAGAgaggaaatgagagaaatgGTGAAGTGGTAAGCTTCGTCGCTGATGAAGAGCTTCGCAGACGACGGGTGGGACTGGTTGAGATAGATGGTCGTTGGGTAGTTAAGGGATGCtattgtttttctttaatttttttttaatgttaacACTGTTGAATTAGTGTTGCCACTCAGTACTAcagtctggtggtattcctcttcacttagaagtgagaggtcttaagtttaaatctcgtggatggtaaaattgataccaaattaggctgcccattatgtggcttagccgaactcatTCTCCCCTTAGTataaaaaatattgatgtactaaaaaaacacTATTGAATTGGTGTTAAGTTGAAGCATAAGTGTCACAAAGTTAGAAAGAAGACATGATGAAGACACTAGTTTTGGGACATCAAACTCCTGGCCCCTCAATTTGTTTCTATTTATTACATTAAAATTAATGGAAGGTTACATTAATAATGGTATCTCCCCCTTTAAGGTCGCGACTGTAGGGTCTAAAGAATGTTTAGGGGAAAAAGGAGCAAAGAGAGgattacaaaatttaatcattGAGAGCACAACTACCATATtgtggaaagggatcctctccggatcccttcctcctaatccaccaagtcTGGGGATCcgggccattgaaatttgattcaacaaccaaagttattataacttttaaagtgtgcCCTTATTTGTAGCCATTAGATTCCTGGACTTGGTGGATTAGgttggtggattaggaggaagagatccggagaggtTCCCTTTCCCCATATTGTAACAATGTTAAAGGAGCCTGTAAACATGGAAATTCCTATGACaaatgaaacgagaacacgtgtataaaataatattttgtattaattttggggttacaatctcttttacaATTTGATCGTTTGATTCTATTATCGTAAGGTGTAGATTTGTGGATGGACTGTTGATCCAAatggtcgttggggcttgatcttgatgaacagttgtgtggatttattcaagggcctttgggcttgatcttgatgaacaagGATGAACGGATTTTCAAGGGCCTTCGAAACTTGATCTTGAtaaacagttgtgtggatttcttcaaggggtcattgggcttgatcttgatgaatgaggatgaacagatcttcaagggtcttcggggcttgatcttgatgaacagttgtgtggatttcttcaagggccgttaggcttgatcttgatgaacgaggatgaacgGATTTTCAAGGGtcttcggggcttgatcttgatgaacaattTCTCCAAGGATTTGACAAAGaatgaagagagctttcttgatcctttgggattcttgggaatttgggaggttggatgcttgaaagctttagagtttcaaagcttcaaggatttggggaattctctttcaatttgggagtagagaaatgtatttgtcCATTGGTGAAGTGAAATGAAttaaattggcttctatttatagaatttttcaaggtctaattttgaatataatattcagaTGAAATGAATCATTTTTGCCATGTGTtcacacgtgtcctatttgtaCTTGATGACTTATAagatttattttcgatttttgttaagtcacatgctacgtgtaaaatttatgtgacacgtgaacgttgaaattttaatgcattggtcaacatttatttcatcgaaatttcgatgtctacaaatgcccccacttcaagacgcgtcatatacatgtgcttgtcatgtgtaCAAGATGCACTTTGAAGTCCCTTAacgtagatgtcgatccaagagccgtcgagacttgatcttgaattcggCTGGAAGATTTTCTAATTTCCTCCAATTTGTTGATTTTCCataggcttaatcttgaacagagctggaaggttttctggtttcctccaaaggttgattttccacaggcttaatcttgaattgggctggcgggtttatttatttatttatttatttatgctaGACTTCCTCCAATGACCGAATTTACTCATTTTATTTGGAGctaaatttgattcaagggtggtggacacttgatcttgaatcagacttgtgatttcttcaagggtcgtcgaggcttgatcttgaatgaaatcgGAAAGTTGATTTCAAGTgccggctgattgctctctttctctttgtcttgcagggaagaacaagaacaaagaaaatgatagggagaaagcatgctatAAGATACTCATGCCTCCAGTATCGGTCTAATTTTGCTGATAAGTGTAAACTGTTGAAATTATTGGATTTTTTAGAGTTGATTTTTAATGCTTGAAGTCTACAATTCTTCGTTTGAATACTTGACTGGAAATTATTGGTACATTCCTAAATGAGTTACTTTTGGGGTACTGTCTTGCGGCCTTGTTTTGAATACTACCccaaactttttttgttttgaacaaacgatattatctacaccaaTTATGATTACAATCACTAGAGTTTATCTTttattgaccctaaaaactatttGGGCCTAAACACCTTCCCATGTGTGCCTTTTAGCCATCGACATAATCCATCAGCTAGCTCGATTTTCCCTTCACAGtagttgtttttgttgtttagttAAGGATTTCTAGAAATCAgaaactttttttgtttttttgttttttgttcccTCATTTATGGCTTGTTAATACAAGCTATCGTtgcatataaaaataaaataaaaaggacgCAGCCTTATGCcaaccatattttttaaaattattattattaaatagaTGATTCGAAACTTTTATAATAACTTAGATGAGGAGGGATGTTCGAACTTGACACACAAGGTAGAAATCAACTTCCAATCTACTAGGATATTGGACCACATGCATTATGCCCAACCATATAAATATCAAGGATTGGTAGCCTTACTCGATAATTACTTGTAAAACGGTCTTTGAATCTCAAAAATTgctaaaatttatttattttaatacattcgatattatctatactaaagggTCGAAGAATGGCCAAACCTCACAGTGGCTAGTAATATTGCTTTTGTTTGAATTCGCCTTTAGTCACATGTATAAGGAAATTTAAATTTCATTCATTCACTAATCACCCGAGAATCATACTCATAAAGTAATtatccaaaatttaaaacaaaacaccAATAAATAATTGAAATACATAgaaaaagagtaatgctaggaggctaaatttgtagacaaaatttgcaaaccaaatgatgtgtcaccaataagaaatgatCATGTTCATCCATGTTCAATTAATAATCTAATCAACAACTTAGATGTCATTTAATTCACAAAATTGTCtttaaatttagtctccctaaggATCCTAACATTACTCCAtagaaaattgttcaaaaactTGAACCAAATATTAAGAGGGCGTTTAGCCACTAGGGGGAACTCGGATACATGTTGGCCCCTGTTTAAAAGTTCTAATCTTCCATCAGTGTAGATGACTCTTGAAAATCAAAAAACTACATAGTGGTAACTTCGGGATTATCAACTTGAACAAAGTTAGTCTGTATGACTTTACGACGTGAATGATACTTAGCAACAACATGAGTAAGTGCTCGGCAAATGCATGACCAATAGTCCTTGGAACCACAATGGTAACATATGTCTATTTCTATGGTGGTTGTGCCTtacctttattcttgaagttgaAAGTCTTGAGATCTGGAGAATCACGCTTTGAAACCACAACGGTAACACATGTCTATTGGACCCCAAAAGTGTGGCAAGCA carries:
- the LOC108174677 gene encoding F-box/kelch-repeat protein At3g06240-like translates to MTNKTSKIGQDLLVNILSTLPPKSLIRFKCVAKWWHALINDPRFVDKHLSHSLLDDQSTRVLLKRMLVPPTEDPNGDKIQSVFSVLTFDNVIVDDDDDGVHKCSTLSGIEDINIPLSMSLEIGDDRSFHVIGHCDGIICLARPNSTKVLLWNPAIQEFRVLPLETYIPDWFDEASRRDPHPWWLGMPYMPLTSRFNDVLGLGYDPKSKDYKVVKIGFSGSELHGDTKHLLIHPPKVVVYTLGTDSWREIKPCSLETETTFLWPETFQVYFKGMCYWIGSEQQKEFVHSYDATYQEEEKIRRVIVLFDMSCEVFHDILLPHEMLEFNDFRGVGLDIRLKVWNESIALFRLNIYTFEDGDALTFEMWLMDDDFGGGGTNEGSVWTKHFASKIPTFSMSPVHLRNTLAMWKSDEVLLLTDNGCIVCYNIRTKNLKNLPIQTAVRIIPCFPPPPSYFPLCKANHSPLVYVKSIVSVMEGNKKYKST